The following coding sequences lie in one Musa acuminata AAA Group cultivar baxijiao chromosome BXJ3-1, Cavendish_Baxijiao_AAA, whole genome shotgun sequence genomic window:
- the LOC135629076 gene encoding protein RTF1 homolog — MADLENLLLQAAGRTGSGQKNNNSRPQSRWKRDNSYSDGSDSRDDDSDDPKYTKRKPSGSQVPLKKRFDPPEKDKRGGWRDGDNDDGGGRHSDDDSDSAPSVGSDLYKDDADKEELGKMSELDREMILAERSTKIDDYKLKKMARASSSKMEKSRKERSPPLPIRGRSSAQNDRTAAKSALNELRAKRMRQQDPEGYRSRLRDLTGEGAIGGFALRDSSPSKRRNLGMAASPPSDISNEGESGGRADSDDDRFHEDKKMDDDLLEDLSPSRLDAPKFEDVKNITIRRSKLVKWFMEPFFEELISGCFVRLGIGKTRSGKPKYKLCLVRNVDATDPGKHYKLEHYTTYKWLNCIWGSDSSAARWQMAMVSDSPPLEDEFNEWKWQVENDGGRMPTHQEILDKKEEIQKINNFVYSAATVKQMLLEKKSASLRPVNIAAEKDRLRKEMEVAQSRRDEAEVERIRARLKELEDISRKTKQVDEKAVRLAEMNRRNRAENFKNASELKPVNTSLKAGEAGYDPFSRRWTRSMNYYVSKPGGDGNAAAANDDHEKPVVAGVANGVVTINGVEAGEAATAAALQAAAGAGKLVDTSAPVDHGTASNFLHNFELPISLAALQNFGGPQGVHLGLMARKQKIEATIGYKVPDNDGRRHPLTLTVSDYKRRRGLL; from the coding sequence ATGGCCGATTTGGAGAACTTGCTATTGCAGGCAGCAGGGAGAACTGGATCTGGTCAGAAAAACAATAATTCACGCCCACAGTCAAGATGGAAGCGAGACAACTCTTATTCCGATGGAAGTGATTCAAGGGACGACGACTCTGATGATCCCAAGTACACTAAAAGAAAGCCTTCTGGATCTCAGGTTCCACTAAAGAAGAGGTTTGATCCACCTGAGAAGGACAAGAGGGGCGGCTGGAGGGATGGTGACAACGATGACGGTGGTGGCAGGCACAGCGATGATGACTCTGACAGTGCCCCTTCAGTTGGGAGTGATCTTTACAAGGATGATGCGGATAAAGAAGAACTGGGGAAGATGTCTGAATTAGACAGGGAGATGATATTGGCTGAGAGGAGTACAAAGATagatgattacaagttaaagaagaTGGCACGAGCATCATCATCAAAGATGGAGAAGAGTCGAAAGGAGAGGTCTCCCCCTCTGCCGATCCGTGGACGCTCATCAGCCCAGAACGACAGGACAGCTGCCAAGAGTGCTTTGAATGAACTAAGAGCCAAGAGAATGAGACAACAAGATCCAGAGGGTTATCGCAGCCGGTTGAGGGATTTGACCGGAGAGGGAGCCATTGGTGGCTTCGCCCTCCGTGATTCTTCTCCCTCCAAACGCAGAAATCTTGGCATGGCTGCTAGTCCACCTAGTGATATTAGCAACGAAGGTGAGAGTGGAGGCAGAGCTGATAGTGATGATGATAGGTTCCATGAGGACAAAAAAATGGATGATGATTTGTTAGAGGATCTGTCGCCATCTAGATTAGATGCACCTAAGTTTGAGGATGTTAAAAACATAACAATTAGAAGGTCAAAGTTGGTTAAGTGGTTCATGGAACCCTTCTTTGAAGAGCTCATTTCTGGGTGCTTTGTCCGGCTTGGCATTGGGAAGACACGATCTGGGAAACCCAAATATAAGTTATGCTTGGTCCGGAACGTGGACGCAACCGACCCTGGGAAACACTACAAGCTGGAACATTACACTACGTATAAGTGGTTGAATTGCATCTGGGGTAGTGACTCCTCGGCAGCTAGGTGGCAGATGGCTATGGTCTCAGATTCTCCACCATTAGAAGATGAATTCAACGAATGGAAATGGCAGGTGGAGAATGATGGTGGCCGGATGCCAACCCATCAGGAGATTCTTGATAAGAAGGAAGAAATTCAGAAGATAAACAATTTTGTGTATTCAGCAGCTACTGTAAAGCAGATGCTGCTAGAGAAGAAGTCGGCCTCCCTGAGACCAGTAAATATTGCTGCTGAGAAGGATCGGCTGAGGAAGGAGATGGAAGTGGCACAGAGCAGGCGAGATGAAGCAGAGGTGGAGAGGATTAGAGCAAGGTTGAAGGAGTTAGAGGACATTTCTCGGAAGACAAAGCAGGTTGATGAAAAGGCTGTTAGATTGGCAGAGATGAATAGGAGGAACCGAGCTGAGAACTTTAAGAATGCTTCAGAGTTGAAACCAGTCAACACGAGCTTGAAGGCTGGGGAGGCTGGTTATGATCCATTTTCAAGGAGGTGGACAAGGTCAATGAACTATTATGTCTCGAAGCCTGGGGGCGATGGTAATGCAGCAGCTGCAAATGATGATCATGAGAAACCTGTGGTGGCAGGAGTTGCAAAtggggtagtgacaataaatgggGTGGAGGCTGGTGAGGCAGCAACTGCAGCAGCTCTGCAAGCTGCAGCTGGTGCAGGCAAGTTGGTAGATACTAGTGCACCTGTAGACCATGGAACAGCATCGAACTTTCTGCACAACTTCGAGCTGCCAATCTCTTTAGCTGCCTTGCAGAATTTTGGGGGCCCTCAGGGTGTGCATTTGGGGTTGATGGCAAGGAAGCAGAAGATTGAGGCGACCATTGGGTACAAGGTGCCTGATAATGATGGGAGGAGGCATCCCTTGACTCTGACAGTCAGTGATTATAAGCGTAGGAGGGGTCTTCTTTGA
- the LOC135628355 gene encoding polygalacturonase-like yields MADGVYNVKDYGAAGDGKTDNTKVVEDSTDKELLHGLTTNAKRQMIANPYPCFVTNATIKSISSIDSKFFHIHVFESRNIIFDSIKISAPQDSPNTDGIHIAESTNIQVANSVIGTGDDCISIGPGCTNLTIFKVLCGPGHGISVGSLGRNAGEKDVIGLNVSNCNLTGTTNGLRIKTLQSSPSRLKATDFVFEHIIMNNVYNPIIINQNYCPSDNCPKKDPSLVKIKNIKYRNIVGTFLSPIAYNLVCSEVAPCEGVELSDISLKYNGNEKQPKNASICVHVYGSSNGNVKPDPCI; encoded by the exons ATGGCTGAcggtgtttacaatgtgaagGATTATGGAGCAGCAGGAGATGGCAAAACCGATAACACAAAG GTGGTGGAAGATTCAACggacaaggagcttctgcatggccttacAACCAATGCAAAAAGACAAATGATTGCAAACCCTTACCCATG TTTCGTCACGAACGCAACCATCAAAAGCATTTCTTCTATCGACAGCAAGTTCTTCCACATTCATGTCTTTGAATCAAGAAACATTATCTTTGATTCCATCAAGATCAGTGCTCCTCAAGATAGCCCCAACACTGATGGCATTCACATCGCCGAGTCGACCAATATCCAGGTTGCCAATTCAGTCATCGGCACCGGTGATGACTGCATCTCCATCGGCCCGGGCTGCACCAATCTGACCATCTTTAAGGTGTTATGCGGCCCAGGCCATGGCATCAGCGTCGGTAGTCTCGGCAGAAATGCTGGTGAGAAAGATGTAATCGGGCTGAACGTGAGTAATTGCAATCTTACCGGTACAACAAATggattgaggatcaagacattgcaatcttctccatctaggttgaaggccactgatttcgtctttgaacacatcatcatgaataatgtcTATAACCCCATCATCATAAATCAGAATTATTGCCCATCAGATAACTGTCCCAAAAAG GATCCTTCTCTAGTTAAGATCAAGAATATCAAGTACAGAAATATCGTGGGGACCTTTCTCTCGCCAATAGCTTATAATCTAGTGTGCAGCGAGGTTGCTCCATGTGAGGGCGTGGAGCTCAGTGACATCAGCTTGAAGTACAACGGCAACGAAAAGCAACCCAAAAATGCTTCTATTTGTGTTCATGTCTATGGTAGCTCCAATGGCAACGTGAAACCTGACCCGTGCATCTGA
- the LOC135628354 gene encoding exopolygalacturonase-like, producing MADGVYNVKDYGAAGDGKTDNTKAFETAWSAACAVQGKATIVIPEGAYLLGPTIFKGPCKGIMVMQVKGQLLASTHLEAYNQYWLHFQYINGLVISGGGRFNGQGASAWPYNQCKKTNDCKPLPMNLVFSFVTNATIKSISSIDSKFFHIHVFESRNIIFDSIKISAPQDSPNTDGIHIAESTNIQVANSVIGTGDDCISIGPGCTNLTIFKVLCGPGHGISVGSLGRNAGEKDVIGLNVSNCNLTGTTNGLRIKTLQSSPSRLKATDFVFEHIIMNNVYNPIIINQNYCPSDNCPKKDPSLVKIKNIKYRNIVGTFLSPIAYNLVCSEVAPCEGVELSDISLKYNGNEKQPKNASICVHVYGSSNGNVKPDPCI from the exons ATGGCTGAcggtgtttacaatgtgaagGATTATGGAGCAGCAGGAGATGGCAAAACCGATAACACAAAG GCTTTTGAAACGGCATGGAGTGCGGCATGCGCGGTACAAGGGAAGGCAACGATAGTGATCCCAGAGGGAGCATACCTGCTCGGTCCAACAATCTTCAAAGGGCCATGCAAAGGCataatggtgatgcaagtgaaagggcagctactggcatccacccatctcgaagcTTACAATCAATATTGGCTCCATTTCCAGTACATTAATGGATTGGTTATCTCAGGTGGTGGAAGATTCAACggacaaggagcttctgcatggccttacAACCAATGCAAAAAGACAAATGATTGCAAACCCTTACCCATG AACTTGGTGTTCAGTTTCGTCACGAACGCAACCATCAAAAGCATTTCTTCTATCGACAGCAAGTTCTTCCACATTCATGTCTTTGAATCAAGAAACATTATCTTTGATTCCATCAAGATCAGTGCTCCTCAAGATAGCCCCAACACTGATGGCATTCACATCGCCGAGTCGACCAATATCCAGGTTGCCAATTCAGTCATCGGCACCGGTGATGACTGCATCTCCATCGGCCCGGGCTGCACCAATCTGACCATCTTTAAGGTGTTATGCGGCCCAGGCCATGGCATCAGCGTCGGTAGTCTCGGCAGAAATGCTGGTGAGAAAGATGTAATCGGGCTGAACGTGAGTAATTGCAATCTTACCGGTACAACAAATggattgaggatcaagacattgcaatcttctccatctaggttgaaggccactgatttcgtctttgaacacatcatcatgaataatgtcTATAACCCCATCATCATAAATCAGAATTATTGCCCATCAGATAACTGTCCCAAAAAG GATCCTTCTCTAGTTAAGATCAAGAATATCAAGTACAGAAATATCGTGGGGACCTTTCTCTCGCCAATAGCTTATAATCTAGTGTGCAGCGAGGTTGCTCCATGTGAGGGCGTGGAGCTCAGTGACATCAGCTTGAAGTACAACGGCAACGAAAAGCAACCCAAAAATGCTTCTATTTGTGTTCATGTCTATGGTAGCTCCAATGGCAACGTGAAACCTGACCCGTGCATCTGA
- the LOC135628572 gene encoding uncharacterized protein LOC135628572 — MEGVGARLGRSSTRYGPATVFSGPVRKWKKRWVPLAHPSSSASSAASANGVRSHLLLYKWAPVSSPANGAPHPEEPPPRKFRFVPISVIEEQKQEAAEKLDDKNKPNEADPSSQPTQNDSSEKKPDMNDVAMEEAQASDKDDDINQTNLDLNLGLKATDGDRETKSRNTKQDEGDQLVKASTREGAAMKTTTNSETHKKLKRKAVTPDLEMRV; from the exons ATGGAGGGGGTGGGGGCCCGGCTGGGGCGGTCGTCGACCCGGTACGGGCCGGCGACGGTCTTCAGCGGACCGGTGAGGAAGTGGAAGAAGAGGTGGGTCCCCCTCGCCCACCCCAGTAGCAGCGCCTCCTCCGCCGCCAGCGCCAACGGTGTCCGCTCCCACCTCCTCCTCTACAAGTGGGCCCCTGTCTCCTCGCCCGCCAACGGCGCCCCCCATCCCGAGGAGCCGCCGCCCCGGAAGTTCCGATTCGTTCCG ATTTCTGTAATTGAAGAGCAAAAACAAGAGGCTGCTGAAAAGCTAGATGATAAGAATAAACCTAATGAAGCTGATCCTTCCTCACAGCCAACCCAGAATGATTCTTCTGAAAAAAAACCTGACATGAATGATGTTGCAATGGAAGAAGCTCAG GCTTCAGACAAGGATGATGATATCAACCAGACTAATTTGGACTTGAATCTGGGTTTGAAAGCTACTGATGGTGATCGGGAAACCAAATCCAGAAACACCAAGCAGGATGAAGGTGATCAGCTGGTGAAAGCAAGCACACGCGAGGGAGCTGCGATGAAGACCACAACAAATTCTGAAACCCACAAGAAGTTGAAGAGGAAGGCTGTTACCCCTGACCTTGAAATGAGAGTATGA